In Primulina eburnea isolate SZY01 chromosome 3, ASM2296580v1, whole genome shotgun sequence, one DNA window encodes the following:
- the LOC140828554 gene encoding major allergen Pru av 1-like → MTVVEYADEIEVQVSPKRMFKALITDAHLSLPKIIPHIFKSIDILEGEGGTAGCIRKISFSDVIPFTHLKDKMAVVDTENLQAKINLFEGPMLGEKMESIFSEKWFVGSGNDDGCIIKWKHHLHLKPGHTHVSEEEFKGVTEFSTIFLTAAEAYLVAHPDVCA, encoded by the exons ATGACGGTCGTCGAATATGCTGATGAAATTGAAGTTCAGGTCTCCCCTAAGAGGATGTTCAAAGCATTGATAACCGATGCTCACCTCAGCTTACCAAAAATAATCCCTCACATCTTCAAAAGCATCGACATTCTCGAAGGGGAAGGTGGCACTGCTGGATGCATTAGGAAAATAAGTTTCTCCGATG TGATTCCTTTCACTCACTTGAAAGACAAGATGGCAGTCGTCGACACCGAAAACCTACAGGCCAAGATCAATCTCTTCGAGGGACCGATGCTCGGGGAGAAGATGGAGTCGATATTTTCCGAGAAGTGGTTCGTGGGTTCCGGCAATGACGACGGATGCATCATCAAGTGGAAGCATCATCTGCACTTGAAGCCTGGCCACACCCATGTCTCAGAGGAAGAATTCAAGGGAGTAACAGAATTTAGCACGATATTCTTGACCGCTGCCGAGGCATATCTTGTGGCTCATCCTGATGTATGTGCGTAA